The following is a genomic window from Sphingobacterium spiritivorum.
TTCAACCAGTAAAGAATCATTGGCTTCGCGCTCTGCTTTTTTCTCCAGATAGTAACTGTAGTTGCCTTTGAATGTAAGGAGGTTTCCTCTGTCAAGTTCACGGATTTCTGTACAAACTCCATCCAGAAAGTAACGGTCGTGTGTCACTAACAGTACCGTTTTATTTCCTGTAGTCAATAACTTTTCTAACCATTCAATAGTCTCGATATCCAGATGATTCGTAGGCTCATCTAAAATATAGACATCAGGTTCGTCTATGAGTAATTTTGCAAGTGCCAGTCTTTTTCTCTGACCTCCTGACAGATTATCTATCTGTTGAGTGAAATCAATAATATTAAGACGGTTTAAAATAGTCTTGATATTGTATTCATATTCCCACGCATTGAGCAGGGATAATTTTTCAGTAAGATCTTCCAGTTTTTGCTGATCAGGTTCATCTGTGCTTAACAGTTCTTCATACTGACGGATTAAAGTTTGCTGTTCGTTATCTGCACTATAAATGAAATCATTGATAGAATGTAATCCTGAAAAGTCAGGGTCCTGAGCAAGAAAACCAATTTTAATTCCTTTTTCCTTTACTACCTTTCCGGAAGTCGGAATTACCTTTTCTGCTAAAATAGAGAGAAGTGTAGATTTGCCGGTACCGTTGATTCCGACAAGAGCTATGCGATCACCCTTTTGTAGTCCAAAATGGATGTCCTTGAATAGCCATCTGTCATTGAAGGAATGACTAACCTGTTCTGTAGATAATATACTCACGCTAATTCTTTAATTTTTGCCGTCTTGAAGATATGTGTCCCCGTTATATCAGATAAACATACATGCATCATTGAGCTGGCAACGTCTGCTGCTTTTATACTTTTGTAATCTTTTAATTTTCCTATTAGGAAATAATTTATAATACTCATAGCCGCTGAAGATATCTTCTCCAGTAATCTGTTTTCTTTACGTTTGCCCAATAATAAAGAGGGTCTTAATATGAATGTCCTTTCAATGGAAAGCGATTTTATATCCCGTTCTACCTCTCCTTTCATTTTGAGGTAGAAATTATTGGATAATACATTAGCCCCCATACTCGATACCAAACATACAGCAGAAAGCCCCTTATCTTTTAATTGCTGAGCTACCGATAAGGGATAATCATGATCTATCTTATAATATGCGGACAAATCAGGAGTTTTACTTTTGGTACTTCCCAGGCAGCAATAGAGGTGATCAACAGCTATATTTTCCAAGTGATGAGCTATTGAATCCGCATCTGCTACAATATTGATAAATCCGGGGTGTTGCAACTGCAGCGGGCTTCTTGATACAGCATATACCGTTGAATACTGTGTATTATCCAAAAGCATATCAACCAAAAAGCTGCCAATCAGGCCTGTGGAGCCCAAAACAAGTGCGGTATAGCCAGTCTTATCCATAATAAGGTACAAAAATACAGAATTAAACGGGTTTGAGGTGAGTAATATTTATAGGAAAGCTAAGAATTGTACTTCTTTATGACAGTGTATATAATACGGTCTAATTTAAGCGATGATTAGCAATAAGATTAAAGCGGGGAATTTCTACATAAAAAATCTCTCCGTCTAACTGACGGGACATCTGATATGTACCTTCCATATAGCCCATCTCGCTTTTAAGATTACAACCTGAGACATATTGATGCGATTCTCCCGGTTGTATAACTGGCTGTTCTCCAACGACACCATCTCCTTCTACTTCTCTGTGTTCTCCTATAGCATCAAATATCTGCCAATGGCGACGCAATAGCTGAACTGTATAATCCCCTACATTTTCAATAGAAATACGATAAGCAAACATGAAATGTTCCTTTTCAGGATTAGAATATTCCGGTTGATAAATACTCTCTACCGAAATCTTTACACCTTCTGTTATTTGAGATACCATTAATGCAAATATTAATATAATTTATAAATTATCAAAGAACAACTCCCTGAATGTGATAAAATTACGTAAAAATGAAAAAATCCTGAAGCAGAGCGTGTTAATGTTTGTTAAATGGTAATTGCGGCCTGTAAAGGTATAATAACGGGCAAGATAAATTTGATATTCACCTGATCATATTCGTCATAAATGACTAGGTTTGCATATGTCAAAAGGTATATTGTATCTTCTTCCTGTCCCATTGAGCGACGATGCTGCAATGGCTTCCTATACCCCCTATTTGCAAGAGACCATCAATACGTTAGATGAATATATTGTAGAAAACGAAAAGACTGCCCGCAAATTTTTGAAGCAGGCCGGACTTAGTATTCCGCAACAACAGTTAATCATCCATGATTATGGAAAACATAACCGCGATCAGGGGAACAAACAAGAGTTTTTTAGAGGGCTGATGTCCGGCAAAAATGTGGGATTAATGTCTGAAGCAGGTTGTCCGGGAGTAGCAGATCCGGGCGCAGATATTGTTGCAGAAGCACATAGTAAAGGTATAAAAGTTGTTCCTTTGGTGGGTCCAAGTTCTATTCTTTTAGCGTTAATGGCCTCAGGTTTCAGCGGACAGAAGTTTGCATTTCAGGGATATCTTCCCATCGATAAATCGGATCGAAACCGTAAAATAAAAGATCTGGAAGCACAGGCCTATAGAGACAAGCAGACGCAGATTTTTATAGAAACGCCTTTCCGCAACAATACATTATTTGCAGAATTACTAAAGGTATGCAAGCCCCAAACCAAAATATGTGTGGCTTGTAACCTTACAGCACAGGATGAATTTGTTCTCACACTTACAGTAGATCAATGGAAGAAAAGAAAAGATGATTTTCACAAAAAACCCGCTATTTTCCTTCTTTATTTTTGAAGAATGGAAAATAGATAAATGTGTTTGTAATATGCTCTTTTAAGCTGATTTTTATAATAAAAATAAAACTAAAGAACCTTTTACAGGTTTTTAAATTGTCAGATGTGTGCTAAATATTATTCATAAATATCAAGTTTTGAATAATTCAGCCTATATTTAAAGAAGAAATTCAAAACTAAGAATGCTAGAGTTTACACCTGATAAGATGACGATGGAAATGCTGTACATTATTTTGGCAGCTTCTGCAGTTCGTCTGATTTGCTGGATTTTATTTGCCAATACCATTCGGAAAACATTAAATCTGATCGCTCCTGAAAACAGGAATATCCTGCCTTCGCAGGCCTGGTTTGTAGCGGTCCCACTGTTCAATATTTACTGGCACTTTGAGGTGGCTCGCAGACTATGCGACTCCCTGAATAACGAGTTTTATGACCGTAAAATTCCGGTTGAAGAAAATCCTACACGTAAAGAAGGACAGATCTATGCATGGACATTTCTTTCCATTAATATTCCTTTTCCACCCTTTATACTTGTTATTGCAGGTATTATGAACCTGATTTATTTCATTACATATTGGGTTAAAATCAATCAATACAGAGTTTTATTGAAAGAGCACAATAAGTTTGTAGAAAAAGAGGTTAATGAAGGATAAAGGATTGCTCCTTTTCTTTGATAAAGTAAAGCAAATAAGAGTCGAATGAAAATATTTGAATTAACGAATTATTTAGAGAGTATTGCTCCTTTGGCTTATCAGGAGTCTTATGATAATTCCGGTCTGTTAGTGGGTAATCCGGGGGATGAGATTCACCGTGCATTAATTTCATTAGATTGTACCGAAGCAGTCGTAGATGAAGCTATTGCTGAAGGATGTGATATCATTATCTCGCACCACCCTATTGTCTTCGGGGGCTTGAAAAAGTTTACCGGATCCAACTATGTAGAGCGTGTGATTATCAAGGCCATCCGCAATAATATTGCTATTTATGCTATTCATACCAATCTGGATAATATCTTTGGCGGAGTCAGTTCAAAAATTGCCGAGAAACTCCATCTGGAGAATACAGCTATACTGAAGCAAAAGAAAAATCTTTTAAATAAGCTGGTTGTATATGTTCCGCGGACACATGTGGAGATTGTCCGGGATGCTCTTTTTGAAGCAGGTGCAGGGAATATTGGTAACTACGACCAGTGCAGCTATAACAGTGCCGGATACGGAACTTTCAGACCGTTGGAAGGAGCTGATCCGGCTATTGGTGAAATCGGTCAGCAGGAAAGAGTAGAAGAGACTAAAATAGAGGTCATTTATCCGCAAATAAAAGAGCGTGAAATCCTTGTAGCGATGTATGCGAGCCATCCATATGAAGAGGTTGCGTATAATATTGTTACATTGCAAAACAATTATCAGATAATAGGATCGGGAGTGATAGGAAATTTATCCGAACCAATGAGTGAAATAGATTTTCTGCGGTATTTGAAGGAAAAGCTCAATCTAACAGTTATTCGTCATACAGAATTGAGAGGAAAGGAAGTGTCTCGAGTGGCGGTATGTGGAGGTGCAGGCGGCTTTTTACTTGCTGATGCAAAAAGATCAGGAGCAGATTTTTTTGTGACGGCTGATTATAAGTATCACGAGTTTTTCGATGCTGAAGGTCAGATCGTCATTGCAGATACGGGACATTTTGAAAGTGAACAATTTACGCAAGAATTATTGTTAGAGATTATTCGGAATAAATTTGCTAACTTTGCAGTCCTAATAACGGAAACAGACACAAATCCAATAAAATACTACTGTTAATGGAACAAACTGTAGAACAAAAATTGAAAGCATTATGGTCTTTGCAAACCATACATACTAAAGTCGATAAAATTCGTCAAATCAGAGGTGAATTGCCTATCGAAGTAGCTGATCTTGAAGATGAAATCGCAGGATTAGAAACCCGTATTGAGAAAATCAGAACGGACCTGGATGAATTGGAAGATTCTATCGTAAAGCGCAAAAACATGATTAAGGACGCTCAGGGGGCCATCAAGAAATATGAAGGTCAGCTGAACGAAGTTAAAAACAATCGTGAATATGATGCTATCACTAAGGAGATCGAAATTCAGGGCTTAGAAATTCAGGTGTGTGAAAAACGAATCAAAGAATATGAGTTCGAAATTCGTAACAAGACTGAGCAATACGAAAGCACAGAAAAGACCTTAGGTTACAACAAAACAGAGCTTGAAGGGAAAAGAAAAGAGCTGGATACAATTACGGCAGAAACTCAAAAAGAGGAAGATACGTTATTGAAGAATGCTGAAGCAGCAGAGAAAAACATTGAAGAGCGTTTGATGAATGTCTACAACAGACTTCGTAATTCATTCAAAAATGGTTTGGCTGTAGTTTCTATTGACCGCGACAGCTGTTCAGGATGTCACAACAAGATCCCTGCGCAGATGCAATCTGAGATTCGCCAACGCAAAAAAATCATTATTTGTGAACATTGCGGACGTGTAATCGTTGACGAAGGAATCCTACTGGAAGTAGAAGGCGAAATGGTGTAATTTCCATTTACGATAAAAAATGTTAAAGCGCTGATATTGTCAGCGCTTTTTTTGTAAATCAGATTTCATACCTGTATCTTCATGCTGTTTTACAACAAAATTTTAATAGCATATTTCCTACTTTATGAATAAAAAGCTAAGATTCTATTTCAGTAGTATCATTCTCACTGTATTTTCAGCTACAGCTGCTCAGGGACAGCAACAGGAAACTCTCTTATTGAGAAATCCCAGCATCAGTCAAAATCACATCTCTTTTGTATATGGAGGCGATATCTGGATCGCGGGGAGAGACGGCAGTAATCCCAAAAGACTTACCGTCAACCCCGATGTAGAAAGAAATCCAATGTTTTCACCGGACGGAAAGCAGATTGCTTTTACAGGTAATTATGATGGTAATGTAGATGTTTATACTATTTCTGTCGCAGGAGGTGAACCTAAGCGAATTACGTATCATCCTGCAGCAGATGTAATGAGAGGATGGATTAATAATCAGGAACTCTACTTTACAAGTACACAGGAATTTCAGTACTCATTGGGTTCCAGACTCTATAAGATCAATATAAACAAAGGAAAAGATGAAGCTCTTCCTATGCCTACAGCTTTTGAGGGTTCCCCTTCTCCGGACGGAAATTATTGGGCTTATTTAAAAAATTCAGATCCTACAGAGCGCGAAGTAGTTGCTTTTAAAAGATACAGAGGCGGAGGTATGCCTTCGATCTGGATTTTCAATAATAAAACAAATGATATCGAAATCATACCGGGTGAAAAAAGTAATAATGTTAAACCCATATGGCTGGGGGACAAAATTTACTTCTTGTCAGATAGAGATAAAATCGTGAATATCTTCAGCTACGATACAAAAACCAAGAAAACAGAGAAACTAACGAATAGCAAGGAATATGACATCCGGACGTTAAACGGCTTTGGTGATGATCTTATATATGAGGCTGAAGGTAAGATCTATACCTTCAATATTAAAAGCAAAAAGACCGCTCATATTCCGGTTCAGATATTTGCAGATAACACGTATAAGCGTCCGCATTATTCCAATATATCCGAAGGTATCCGCAATTGGAATGTCTCTCCTACGGGTCAGCGGGCAATTTTTGAAGCAAGAGGTGAAATATTCACTGTACCTAAAGAAAAAGGTGATGCAAGAAATATATCCTCTTCACCAGGCTCTCATGAGCGTTTTCCGAATTGGTCACCTAACGGAAAATGGATATCTTATCTGTCAGATGCAAGAGGGAAATATGAATTGGTGCTGAGAGATCAGATGGCCAAAAATGACCCTATTTATATATCACTGGGAGATTATTACTTCTATTTTGATCCGATCTGGTCTCCGGACAGCAAAAAGCTATTCTTTAATGATGCTCATCTCAACTTGTATTATGTAGATATTGACACGAAGAAGGTAACAAAAGTTGATGATGATGTTCTGGGATCGCATACAAACAGAACCGGCAATTATTTTGAACCGTCATGGTCTCCGGATTCTAAATGGATTTCTTACATCAAAACATTACCAAATACGGTATCGGCAGTATTTATGTATAATCTGGATACAAAGCAAAGTCAGCAAATCACGGACGGCATGTCTGAAACGCATCAGCCGACCTTCAGCAGAGACGGAAAGTATCTGTTCTTTACGGCCAGTACGAATACCGGACTGACAAATTCGGGCTTACATATGTCCGCCTATGAGCGCTCTCCTAATTATACGATTTATGCCTTTATTTTAGCTAAGGACACGCCTTCTCCGTTTAAACTGGAAAGTGATGAAGAAGCTGTTGGTAAGGATAAAGAAAAGGAAGAAGAGAAGAAAAAAGAAGAAAAAGAGGATAAGAAGGAAGAACCGAAGGTCAAAAATATCAAGGTTGAATTTGATCAGATTTCTAATCGTATTGTTGCTTTACCATTACCAGCAGGCTATTATAAACTGGATGGAAGAGTGGAAGATATGTTGCTATACCAGCGAGGACGTACTATCGGAGGATATGATTTGAAGAAGCTGGAAGATAAAGTATTTGTTGAGGGTGCGGGCGGATTTGAAGTTAGTGCAGATGGTAAAAAACTGATGTACAGTTTAGGAGGATCATATTTTATTGTGAATTCTAACCAGAAGCCTATTCCTGATAACGGTAAGCTAAAGATAGATAATGTCAAACAGCTCGTAGATCCTGCTGCTGAGTGGAAGCAGGTGTTCAATGAAGTGTGGGCAATGGAAAAGGAATATTTCTATGTAGAGAATATGCATGGTGCAGATTGGAATGCCGTAAAGCGTAAATATGAAAAGTTTCTGCCTTACGTAAACCATCGCTCGGATCTGTCTTATCTTTTGAATGAAATGATGGGTGAAATGGTTGTAGGCCACAGTTACATCTATCCGGGAGACCAGCCAAGAACTCCGTCTGTAAATGTAGGAATGCTGGGTGCGGATTATAAAATAACAGACAATCGTTATCAGATAAGCAAGATCTATACACGTATGGAGTGGAATCCTGATCTGCAGGCACCATTAGCTGAGCCGGGTATAGAGGTTTCGGAAGGTATGTTTATCGTATCTGTAAACGGAGTGGAGCTGACTGCCGATATGAATATTTACAGTTTATTCAATCAGACAGCCGGAAAGCAAACTGTCATTATGGTGAATAGTAAACCATCCCTGGTGGGCGCAAAGGAGGTGGTCGTAAAACCAATTCCTTTCAGTGATGAAGTAAACTTACGTCAGACGGAATGGGTAGAGCGCAATAGAAAACGCACAGACGAGCTGAGTAAAGGCCAGATAGCATATGTGTATATGCCGAATACCGGTTCAGAGGGATATACCTCATTCAACAGATACT
Proteins encoded in this region:
- a CDS encoding NAD(P)H-binding protein — its product is MDKTGYTALVLGSTGLIGSFLVDMLLDNTQYSTVYAVSRSPLQLQHPGFINIVADADSIAHHLENIAVDHLYCCLGSTKSKTPDLSAYYKIDHDYPLSVAQQLKDKGLSAVCLVSSMGANVLSNNFYLKMKGEVERDIKSLSIERTFILRPSLLLGKRKENRLLEKISSAAMSIINYFLIGKLKDYKSIKAADVASSMMHVCLSDITGTHIFKTAKIKELA
- the apaG gene encoding Co2+/Mg2+ efflux protein ApaG, producing the protein MVSQITEGVKISVESIYQPEYSNPEKEHFMFAYRISIENVGDYTVQLLRRHWQIFDAIGEHREVEGDGVVGEQPVIQPGESHQYVSGCNLKSEMGYMEGTYQMSRQLDGEIFYVEIPRFNLIANHRLN
- a CDS encoding SAM-dependent methyltransferase, giving the protein MSKGILYLLPVPLSDDAAMASYTPYLQETINTLDEYIVENEKTARKFLKQAGLSIPQQQLIIHDYGKHNRDQGNKQEFFRGLMSGKNVGLMSEAGCPGVADPGADIVAEAHSKGIKVVPLVGPSSILLALMASGFSGQKFAFQGYLPIDKSDRNRKIKDLEAQAYRDKQTQIFIETPFRNNTLFAELLKVCKPQTKICVACNLTAQDEFVLTLTVDQWKKRKDDFHKKPAIFLLYF
- a CDS encoding Nif3-like dinuclear metal center hexameric protein, which gives rise to MKIFELTNYLESIAPLAYQESYDNSGLLVGNPGDEIHRALISLDCTEAVVDEAIAEGCDIIISHHPIVFGGLKKFTGSNYVERVIIKAIRNNIAIYAIHTNLDNIFGGVSSKIAEKLHLENTAILKQKKNLLNKLVVYVPRTHVEIVRDALFEAGAGNIGNYDQCSYNSAGYGTFRPLEGADPAIGEIGQQERVEETKIEVIYPQIKEREILVAMYASHPYEEVAYNIVTLQNNYQIIGSGVIGNLSEPMSEIDFLRYLKEKLNLTVIRHTELRGKEVSRVAVCGGAGGFLLADAKRSGADFFVTADYKYHEFFDAEGQIVIADTGHFESEQFTQELLLEIIRNKFANFAVLITETDTNPIKYYC
- a CDS encoding zinc ribbon domain-containing protein, with protein sequence MEQTVEQKLKALWSLQTIHTKVDKIRQIRGELPIEVADLEDEIAGLETRIEKIRTDLDELEDSIVKRKNMIKDAQGAIKKYEGQLNEVKNNREYDAITKEIEIQGLEIQVCEKRIKEYEFEIRNKTEQYESTEKTLGYNKTELEGKRKELDTITAETQKEEDTLLKNAEAAEKNIEERLMNVYNRLRNSFKNGLAVVSIDRDSCSGCHNKIPAQMQSEIRQRKKIIICEHCGRVIVDEGILLEVEGEMV
- a CDS encoding S41 family peptidase, which codes for MNKKLRFYFSSIILTVFSATAAQGQQQETLLLRNPSISQNHISFVYGGDIWIAGRDGSNPKRLTVNPDVERNPMFSPDGKQIAFTGNYDGNVDVYTISVAGGEPKRITYHPAADVMRGWINNQELYFTSTQEFQYSLGSRLYKININKGKDEALPMPTAFEGSPSPDGNYWAYLKNSDPTEREVVAFKRYRGGGMPSIWIFNNKTNDIEIIPGEKSNNVKPIWLGDKIYFLSDRDKIVNIFSYDTKTKKTEKLTNSKEYDIRTLNGFGDDLIYEAEGKIYTFNIKSKKTAHIPVQIFADNTYKRPHYSNISEGIRNWNVSPTGQRAIFEARGEIFTVPKEKGDARNISSSPGSHERFPNWSPNGKWISYLSDARGKYELVLRDQMAKNDPIYISLGDYYFYFDPIWSPDSKKLFFNDAHLNLYYVDIDTKKVTKVDDDVLGSHTNRTGNYFEPSWSPDSKWISYIKTLPNTVSAVFMYNLDTKQSQQITDGMSETHQPTFSRDGKYLFFTASTNTGLTNSGLHMSAYERSPNYTIYAFILAKDTPSPFKLESDEEAVGKDKEKEEEKKKEEKEDKKEEPKVKNIKVEFDQISNRIVALPLPAGYYKLDGRVEDMLLYQRGRTIGGYDLKKLEDKVFVEGAGGFEVSADGKKLMYSLGGSYFIVNSNQKPIPDNGKLKIDNVKQLVDPAAEWKQVFNEVWAMEKEYFYVENMHGADWNAVKRKYEKFLPYVNHRSDLSYLLNEMMGEMVVGHSYIYPGDQPRTPSVNVGMLGADYKITDNRYQISKIYTRMEWNPDLQAPLAEPGIEVSEGMFIVSVNGVELTADMNIYSLFNQTAGKQTVIMVNSKPSLVGAKEVVVKPIPFSDEVNLRQTEWVERNRKRTDELSKGQIAYVYMPNTGSEGYTSFNRYYFAQMDKKALLLDERNNGGGSVADYVIDLLSRDLIAGWGIRDGKSFTTPGNGIYGPKAMIINENAGSGGDMMPYMFRHKGLGKLVGRTTMGILVGISGYPILLDGGRVTSPNFGIFDLKGNYIIENEGVAPDVFVEQTPKEVLQGRDPQLEKTIQILLEEMKTYPYQQMRKPADPVRVN